From Tiliqua scincoides isolate rTilSci1 chromosome 2, rTilSci1.hap2, whole genome shotgun sequence, the proteins below share one genomic window:
- the LOC136641890 gene encoding uncharacterized protein: MPHTPRQRLQPRAPVWSETETRDFLALWGELLILRWIENRPPNSDIYEDLSAQMSARGHERNASQCRNRARDLKRSYRRAKDAQACAGAEPVSCRYFRELDQMFGGEMDGVANRSLANMDGSIRVVVKTEEAEEMEAQVSEEEGNQMTPPNTLSSMDPDTDTETEPNLGISRELVAADPEVIETTIGDECVEDKTVPLRGQPVAGPSEDGHHAVTGRGRRDNPLGRPLTTAERMASMRERKRRSHEEMMHEIMTDYRRTWETMEALHERGEISAGEFREAMLREMLLDREARTREAQLDRESRARESQLDREARAKDNQLEREIRIKELNMIEAELQHTRDILHPIVDAVVSVAEVLRTTGSLLQQSCQQQQGGGGTCLELEDSK, from the exons ATGCCACATACCCCTCGCCAGCGCTTGCAGCCTCGGGCCCCAGTTTGGTCAGAGACAGAAACCCGGGATTTTCTTGCTCTCTGGGGCGAATTGCTGATCCTAAGGTGGATTGAGAACCGGCCGCCCAACAGTGACATCTATGAGGACCTCTCGGCCCAAATGAGCGCCAGAGGTCACGAGCGCAACGCCTCACAATGTAGGAACAGAGCCCGGGATCTGAAGCGAAGTTATCGGAGGGCCAAGGACGCGCAAGCGTGCGCCGGAGCTGAGCCGGTCTCCTGCCGCTACTTTCGAGAACTGGATCAGATGTTTGGTGGCGAGATGGACGGCGTGGCCAATCGGAGCCTGGCCAACATGGACGGCTCCATCCGGGTTGTCGTGAAAACCGAGGAGGCCGAAGAAATGGAAGCCCAAGTCTCAGAAGAGGAGGGCAACCAAATGACCCCGCCGAACACCCTCTCGAGCATGGACCCTGACACGGACACTGAAACCGAACCAAATCTGGGGATCTCACGGGAACTGGTCGCCGCAGATCCAGAAGTGATTGAAACCACAATAGGGGACGAGTGTGTGGAAGACAAAACGGTGCCTTTGCGTGGACAACCAGTTGCTGGCCCCAGCGAAGATGGACACCATGCTGTTACTG GCCGAGGCAGGCGAGATAACCCCCTGGGACGCCCCCTGACAACAGCAGAGAGAATGGCATCCATGCGAGAGAGGAAGAGGCGGTCGCATGAAGAAATGATGCACGAGATCATGACTGACTACCGGAGGACCTGGGAGACCATGGAGGCCCTTCATGAGCGGGGCGAAATCAGCGCGGGGGAGTTTCGCGAGGCGATGCTGAGGGAAATGCTTCTGGACAGGGAGGCTCGGACACGGGAGGCCCAGCTAGACCGAGAATCCAGGGCTAGAGAGTCCCAGTTAGACAGGGAAGCAAGGGCCAAGGACAACCAACTGGAGAGGGAGATCAGGATTAAGGAGCTCAACATGATtgaggcagagctccagcacaccAGGGATATCCTTCATCCCATAGTTGATGCTGTGGTGTCTGTGGCAGAAGTCTTGCGTACGACAGGCAGTCTACTACAACAGTCTTGCCAGCAGCAACAAGGTGGAGGGGGAACCTGTTTGgaactggaggatagcaaataa